A genomic window from Corynebacterium fournieri includes:
- a CDS encoding cupin domain-containing protein yields MADKGPNPYVVDIEKATLDNGAFRDTLWTGKNLQLTVMTIPVGGEIGAEIHDDHDQFLRLEEGELRAKIGPSEDDLEIDEVIKADWAAFVPAGKWHNFVNESDAPAKLYSIYAPAEHKPGTRHETKADADNDPNETDAV; encoded by the coding sequence ATGGCTGATAAGGGACCGAACCCGTACGTGGTGGACATTGAGAAGGCGACGCTGGACAACGGGGCGTTCCGCGACACGCTGTGGACCGGCAAGAACCTGCAGCTGACCGTCATGACCATCCCGGTCGGCGGCGAGATCGGCGCCGAGATCCACGACGACCACGACCAGTTCCTCCGCCTCGAGGAAGGCGAGCTGCGCGCGAAGATCGGCCCGTCCGAGGACGACCTCGAGATCGACGAAGTGATCAAGGCTGACTGGGCGGCGTTCGTGCCCGCCGGCAAGTGGCACAATTTCGTCAACGAGTCCGACGCGCCGGCGAAGCTCTACTCCATCTACGCCCCGGCGGAGCACAAGCCGGGCACCCGCCACGAAACCAAGGCGGACGCCGACAACGACCCGAACGAAACCGACGCGGTCTAG
- a CDS encoding DUF808 domain-containing protein — protein sequence MAGGLLALLDDVALIARTAAASADDVAGMTAKTSAKAAGVVIDDAAVTPQYVSGVTPARELPMIWRITKGSLRNKLLIILPIALLLNAFAPWALTPILMLGGTYLVFEGAEKIAHKFSSNADEEAEKAANKSEEDEDHLANSAIRTDLILSAEIMIISLDEVKDQPVWMEAAVLVAVGIFITLAVYGAVGLLVKIDDIGRGMIERGNTPKLGRALVKAMPHVLNAIGVIGTVAMLWVGGHLIIRGLDEVVGWHWPHHIIALGQEAVGGGALGWFVETGISMVAGLIVGFIVLGVVQLVKKLR from the coding sequence ATGGCCGGTGGCCTACTTGCCCTGCTCGACGACGTCGCCCTGATCGCCCGCACCGCCGCCGCGAGCGCGGACGACGTGGCCGGCATGACCGCGAAAACATCCGCCAAAGCCGCTGGCGTAGTCATCGACGACGCGGCGGTGACCCCGCAGTACGTCTCCGGTGTCACCCCGGCGCGTGAGCTGCCGATGATCTGGCGCATCACCAAAGGCTCGCTGCGCAACAAGCTGCTGATCATCCTGCCGATCGCGCTGTTGCTCAACGCCTTCGCCCCGTGGGCGCTGACCCCGATTCTCATGCTCGGCGGCACGTACCTCGTCTTCGAGGGCGCGGAGAAGATCGCGCACAAGTTCAGTTCCAACGCGGATGAGGAAGCGGAGAAGGCCGCGAACAAGTCCGAAGAAGACGAAGACCATCTGGCCAACAGCGCCATCCGCACCGACCTGATCCTGTCGGCGGAAATCATGATCATCTCCCTCGACGAGGTGAAGGACCAGCCGGTGTGGATGGAGGCGGCCGTGCTGGTGGCCGTGGGCATCTTCATCACGCTTGCCGTCTACGGGGCAGTTGGGCTGTTGGTCAAGATCGACGACATCGGCCGCGGCATGATCGAGCGTGGCAACACACCGAAGCTCGGCCGTGCGCTGGTCAAGGCGATGCCGCACGTGCTCAATGCCATCGGCGTCATCGGCACCGTCGCGATGCTGTGGGTGGGCGGCCACCTGATTATCCGCGGTTTGGACGAAGTGGTGGGCTGGCACTGGCCGCACCACATCATCGCCCTGGGCCAGGAAGCCGTCGGCGGCGGCGCGCTCGGCTGGTTCGTGGAGACCGGCATTTCCATGGTCGCGGGCTTGATCGTCGGCTTCATCGTGCTCGGCGTGGTGCAGCTGGTGAAGAAGCTGCGCTAG